In Vibrio sp. STUT-A11, a genomic segment contains:
- a CDS encoding Ldh family oxidoreductase encodes MTTVRVNEGQLRELALSKLTAAGLDAATAQEVTDVLVHADKTGVHSHGVMRVEHYCTRLAAGGLNKQAKFSIEQVSPSVAILDSDDGMGHSALIAATEHGIEMAAETGLGFVTVKNTSHCGALSYFMEQATSQGMIAIAMTQTDTCVAPHGGAERFLGTNPIAFGFPVEGSHPMIVDMATSATAFGKLLHAKETGQKIGKGLAIDKEGNETTNPHEVENLLPFGGHKGSGIALAIDALTGVLMGANFGNHITRMYGEYDKMRKLASLVIIIDPTRLGTPLFSATMAVMMRELREVRPVPGVDKVRAPNDPQVEYKAQCEEQGIPVAQSVYDYLIS; translated from the coding sequence ATGACAACTGTACGTGTTAATGAAGGACAGCTTCGTGAACTGGCCCTTAGCAAGCTGACTGCGGCTGGGCTAGATGCTGCAACTGCACAAGAAGTTACTGATGTGTTGGTGCACGCTGACAAAACGGGTGTTCACTCTCATGGTGTAATGCGCGTAGAACATTACTGCACTCGCCTAGCGGCTGGTGGCTTAAACAAACAAGCGAAATTCAGTATCGAACAAGTGTCTCCATCAGTCGCGATACTAGACTCTGATGATGGCATGGGTCACTCTGCACTCATTGCAGCAACTGAGCACGGTATTGAAATGGCAGCCGAGACAGGTCTAGGTTTTGTGACCGTGAAAAACACGTCTCACTGCGGTGCACTGTCTTACTTCATGGAACAAGCAACATCACAAGGCATGATTGCGATTGCAATGACTCAAACCGATACTTGTGTTGCACCTCATGGCGGCGCAGAGCGCTTCTTGGGTACTAACCCTATTGCCTTTGGGTTCCCGGTTGAAGGCTCTCACCCAATGATCGTTGATATGGCCACCAGCGCAACGGCATTTGGTAAGCTGCTGCATGCCAAAGAAACGGGACAAAAGATTGGTAAAGGTTTGGCTATCGACAAAGAAGGTAACGAAACAACCAACCCTCACGAGGTAGAAAACCTACTCCCATTTGGAGGCCACAAAGGTTCAGGTATCGCATTGGCAATTGACGCACTAACAGGTGTTTTGATGGGTGCTAACTTCGGCAACCACATCACTCGCATGTACGGTGAATACGACAAGATGCGTAAACTAGCTAGCCTTGTCATCATTATCGACCCAACTCGCCTGGGCACACCGCTCTTCTCCGCCACTATGGCGGTAATGATGCGAGAATTACGTGAGGTTCGCCCAGTTCCTGGAGTAGATAAAGTTCGCGCCCCCAATGACCCTCAGGTCGAGTACAAGGCACAGTGTGAAGAGCAGGGCATCCCAGTTGCGCAAAGTGTATATGACTACCTTATTAGCTAA
- a CDS encoding zinc-binding alcohol dehydrogenase family protein, whose protein sequence is MKTLICNEPHSIEYIERDIPEIQDNEVLLKINAVGICGTDIHAYAGRQPFFSYPRVLGHEICGTAEKVGAACKSAKVGERFSVIPCIPCGTCAACEEGKTNCCENVSLYGVHQDGGFSEFLAVYEDNLVKLPENVSASEGSLVECFAISAHAVRRAEVRQGNNVLVVGSGPIGLAAAAIAKAEGATVAVADVDAGRREHVEVNLGVLALNPLEDNYEAALKDAFNGRLPCTVLDATGNKGSMSRSVELIRHGGKIVFIGLYIGDLVLDDPTFHKKETTLLSSRNATRQDFEKVIELMADGKVSQNIMKNKEYDFQTFGERYNEDVVENRELVKGVINF, encoded by the coding sequence ATGAAAACGCTAATCTGTAACGAACCTCACTCAATCGAGTACATTGAACGTGATATTCCAGAAATACAAGACAACGAGGTACTTCTTAAAATCAATGCGGTTGGTATCTGTGGCACTGACATTCACGCTTATGCAGGTCGTCAGCCGTTCTTCTCTTACCCTCGTGTATTAGGTCATGAAATCTGTGGCACTGCCGAAAAAGTCGGTGCGGCTTGTAAGAGTGCAAAAGTTGGTGAACGCTTCTCTGTTATTCCGTGTATTCCATGTGGCACTTGTGCAGCTTGTGAAGAAGGCAAAACGAACTGTTGTGAAAACGTTTCGCTGTACGGTGTACACCAAGATGGAGGTTTCTCTGAGTTCTTAGCGGTATACGAAGATAACCTGGTTAAGCTTCCAGAAAATGTATCCGCATCTGAAGGTTCGTTGGTTGAGTGCTTTGCTATCAGTGCTCATGCAGTGCGCCGTGCTGAAGTACGTCAAGGTAACAATGTTCTTGTTGTTGGCTCAGGTCCAATTGGTCTTGCTGCCGCAGCAATTGCAAAAGCAGAAGGCGCAACGGTTGCGGTTGCTGATGTCGATGCAGGTCGCCGTGAACACGTTGAGGTAAACCTAGGTGTGCTAGCACTAAACCCTCTTGAAGATAACTACGAAGCAGCGCTCAAAGACGCGTTTAACGGTCGCTTACCCTGCACCGTCCTTGACGCTACAGGCAACAAAGGCTCGATGAGTCGAAGCGTAGAGCTGATTCGCCACGGCGGTAAGATCGTTTTTATCGGTCTCTATATAGGTGATTTGGTTCTAGATGATCCAACGTTCCACAAAAAAGAAACCACATTGCTGAGCAGCCGTAATGCGACTCGTCAAGATTTCGAAAAAGTGATTGAGCTCATGGCCGATGGCAAGGTTTCTCAAAACATTATGAAAAACAAAGAGTACGACTTTCAAACGTTCGGCGAACGCTACAACGAAGATGTCGTAGAAAACCGCGAATTGGTTAAAGGCGTTATCAACTTTTAA
- a CDS encoding mannitol dehydrogenase family protein, with amino-acid sequence MNGLNIEKARYTTKTTYAREELATNIVHIGFGAFHRGHQAVYNDLTNDITGSRWGICEINMFGPSALIDDLKTQNGLFTVVEKSATKTETRLVRTITEQIHTPDTGIATAINKLIEPQVKIVSLTITEKGYCVEPQSRVLDTTNPLIAHDLDNPTQPQSAIGLITEALKQRKALGLPAFSVMSCDNIPENGHLTRNAVLDFAELCNPELCAWIEENASFPSTMVDRIVPAMTPDQFDVIEQETGYRDPCGVVCEDFRQWVVEDNFVAGRPDWTAAGAMLVEDVLPYEEMKLRMLNGSHSFLAYNGTLAGYEYIYQCMQDEELRQVTLTLMREEQAKSLSPSLSVDLEQYAELLVARFSNQNIKHKTGQIAMDGSQKLPQRAVDPFLTLYDRGIATRCLPVLIAGWMHYVINTIKSGEALADPLAEEFTDIVSRANDKLQIAETLLKVEKVFGDNAEQHKLFKQQILSAFEFIEENGIKAMFAELTH; translated from the coding sequence ATGAACGGTTTAAATATTGAGAAAGCGAGATACACAACGAAAACTACGTATGCTCGTGAAGAACTTGCAACAAACATTGTGCATATTGGTTTTGGTGCTTTTCACCGCGGACATCAAGCTGTTTATAACGACTTAACAAATGACATAACAGGCTCTCGTTGGGGCATTTGTGAAATAAACATGTTTGGACCTTCTGCACTGATCGATGATTTGAAAACGCAAAACGGTTTATTTACTGTGGTCGAGAAATCTGCGACCAAAACAGAAACCCGTCTAGTGCGCACGATCACTGAGCAAATCCATACACCAGATACTGGCATCGCTACAGCAATAAACAAGTTGATTGAGCCACAGGTTAAGATTGTCTCTTTGACAATTACAGAGAAAGGTTACTGTGTTGAACCACAATCACGTGTTCTTGACACCACAAACCCACTGATTGCTCATGACCTTGATAACCCGACTCAACCACAATCTGCGATTGGTCTGATCACCGAGGCTCTTAAGCAGCGCAAAGCACTCGGTCTACCTGCATTTAGTGTTATGTCCTGTGACAACATTCCTGAAAATGGACATCTCACTCGTAATGCAGTACTGGACTTCGCAGAACTTTGTAACCCAGAACTTTGTGCATGGATCGAAGAGAACGCATCGTTCCCAAGCACGATGGTCGACCGCATTGTCCCCGCTATGACTCCTGACCAATTTGATGTAATTGAACAAGAAACAGGGTATCGCGACCCTTGTGGCGTAGTGTGTGAAGACTTTCGTCAATGGGTTGTTGAAGACAACTTTGTCGCAGGTCGACCTGACTGGACAGCAGCAGGCGCAATGTTGGTAGAAGACGTGCTTCCGTATGAGGAGATGAAGCTCCGCATGCTCAATGGTAGCCACTCATTCCTTGCATATAACGGCACGTTAGCGGGCTATGAATACATCTATCAATGTATGCAAGACGAAGAGTTGCGCCAAGTCACTCTGACTCTAATGAGAGAAGAGCAAGCCAAATCACTTAGCCCAAGCCTAAGTGTCGATCTAGAACAGTATGCCGAACTGCTAGTCGCACGATTTAGTAACCAGAACATCAAGCACAAGACCGGACAAATCGCGATGGACGGTTCGCAAAAACTTCCACAACGAGCGGTTGATCCTTTCCTCACATTGTACGATCGCGGAATCGCAACGCGCTGCTTGCCTGTTCTCATCGCCGGATGGATGCACTACGTCATCAACACGATTAAGTCAGGTGAAGCTCTAGCTGACCCATTGGCAGAAGAGTTCACCGACATTGTCTCTCGAGCTAATGACAAACTACAAATCGCTGAAACGCTGCTGAAAGTAGAAAAAGTTTTCGGTGACAACGCAGAGCAACACAAGTTATTCAAACAACAAATTCTAAGCGCCTTCGAATTCATCGAAGAGAATGGCATCAAAGCGATGTTCGCTGAGCTTACTCACTAA